The genomic DNA TAAAGGGTATTAATAAAGCCTATGAAGATAAATGCCTTAGAAGTATTATTGAAAAACTCACCTCCATTAAATCCCAAAATAGTTCTAATGGAGAAAATAGGATAATAATGGACTTTAGCCCCTGGGGATTTTCTAAAAGCTTAAAAGACAAAGTTGATACCATAAAAAAAGCAGTTGATATAAAAAGGGTGATAAGCTTTAATTACATAGACTTAAATGGAAATTCTACCAAGAGACTTGTTGAACCTGCTTTATTAGCCTTGAAGATAAATAGCTGGTATTTATATGGATATTGTAGATTAAGACAGGACTTTAGACTATTTAAAATTACAAGGTTAAGAGAACTGATAATTACAAATGAGCCCTTTGACACTAGAGAAAATGACTTTGACTTCAATTTTATTTTCCCATCTGAAAACACTGTCAAGCTTAAACTAAAATTTACTCCAAAAGCATTAAACAGGCTAGATGATTATTTTGAGTTTGAAAATTTGGATTTTAATAAGGATGGATATATATATGCCTATATAAACTATCCCGAGGATGAATGGGTTTACAGTATGATTCTTAGCTTTGGCAATAATGTTGAAGTTATT from Maledivibacter sp. includes the following:
- a CDS encoding YafY family transcriptional regulator is translated as MKVARLLSIVIMLLNKKRITAKDLADYFEVSIRTIQRDIESINMAGIPIISYKGQFGGYEILDNYKIDKNFLSDSEHSLLLTSLKGINKAYEDKCLRSIIEKLTSIKSQNSSNGENRIIMDFSPWGFSKSLKDKVDTIKKAVDIKRVISFNYIDLNGNSTKRLVEPALLALKINSWYLYGYCRLRQDFRLFKITRLRELIITNEPFDTRENDFDFNFIFPSENTVKLKLKFTPKALNRLDDYFEFENLDFNKDGYIYAYINYPEDEWVYSMILSFGNNVEVIEPHHIREIIKYKAKNILEKYE